TGCAGCGCGAAGAAGGCGGCCGCCTCCCCCGTGGGCGGCCGCAGCGTGAGGTACGAGAACATGACCTCGTGCATCAGGCCGGACACGGCGAAGGCCGCCAGCACCCCCGCGGGGGCGCCGAGGCGCGCGCGCACGGGGCGGAACACGCACTGCCGGAGCAGCGCCGGCACGGAGAGGTTCCACCGCCGGCCCCAGAAGTCCCGCAGCGACGCCGACAGGTAGGGCCTGTCGAACTGCGGCTCCAGGTGCAGGCCCAgcagcgcgcgcgccgccgccgcggccgccgccaggacgagctccagcgcgaggtaTATGTGCACGGAGTAGAGCGCGAGCAGGGCGTAGCGGTGCATCCGCTCCTCGTGCCGGTACAGCGGCACGATCGCCGCGAGcagcgcggccatggcggcggactCGGCGAGCCCGAGGCCCGGgcgccccgcggccgccgcggtggcCCCGGGGTCCCGCAGCGTGACGGGGagcgtggcgacggcggcgaaggCCGGCAGCGGGAGGGACGGGTGGAGCGGGCCCTGGCCGGAGGCGAGGAGCAGGAGCCGGAACTCGGCGACCCAGGCGAGGAAGAAGGCGGAGATGGCGCGCAGGTGGAGCGCGCGGAACGCGAGCGGGGGCAGAGGGAGGAACGCGAGCACCGGGAGGAGCGCGGTGAGGCGGGGCAGGCCCGGGCGGAGCCGGCGCGCGGCGAAGCCGGCGTAGGCCATGCACGCGGTCACCGCGGCCACGACGGCCGCGAGGCTGCCCAGGTCG
This sequence is a window from Panicum virgatum strain AP13 chromosome 7K, P.virgatum_v5, whole genome shotgun sequence. Protein-coding genes within it:
- the LOC120641273 gene encoding probable long-chain-alcohol O-fatty-acyltransferase 5, with protein sequence MVPGGDLGSLAAVVAAVTACMAYAGFAARRLRPGLPRLTALLPVLAFLPLPPLAFRALHLRAISAFFLAWVAEFRLLLLASGQGPLHPSLPLPAFAAVATLPVTLRDPGATAAAAGRPGLGLAESAAMAALLAAIVPLYRHEERMHRYALLALYSVHIYLALELVLAAAAAAARALLGLHLEPQFDRPYLSASLRDFWGRRWNLSVPALLRQCVFRPVRARLGAPAGVLAAFAVSGLMHEVMFSYLTLRPPTGEAAAFFALHGACAVAEEWWAVRRRWPRALATPLTLAFVGVTAFWLFFPPITRPGADKQVIAESEAMVAFLRGAAARAGGSARSVLSGRS